In Neodiprion pinetum isolate iyNeoPine1 chromosome 6, iyNeoPine1.2, whole genome shotgun sequence, one genomic interval encodes:
- the AlkB gene encoding nucleic acid dioxygenase ALKBH1 translates to MFKDSFKYYKSRDPPPDLDAVIDLKNPDLSKVRKISPVAIEEEQSSLGLKSTEDWNIYEIIAKPGLIFIENPFTSAGQRYWITRCVKDYSKKPNKTNLDLHQVLSENENWWDVCSDNVERAKVLLPKLRWATLGYHHNWDTKVYSENFKGEMPDDMVDLTEYLARISGLCHFKAESAIINYYRMNSTLSGHTDKSEIDYEAPLFSVSFGQTGIFLVGGLSLEDPADALLLRSGDVVVMSKGSRLRYHGVPKILQADSMPWKNQNSTNDCKSKKMCIDWDKIMSYISESRVNMNVRQVLRPGQVSLDDKVL, encoded by the exons ATGTTCAAAGACTCTTTTAAGTATTACAAAAGCAGGGACCCACCCCCTGATCTTGATGCTGTTATCGATCTTAAAAATCCAGATTTATCCAAA gttagaaaaatttcacctgttGCCATTGAGGAGGAGCAATCTTCGCTAGGGCTCAAGTCTACCGAGGATTGGaatatttacgaaattatCGCCAAACCGG gtctcatttttatcgaaaatcctTTCACCAGCGCCGGTCAACGGTATTGGATAACAAGATGCGTTAAAGATTATTCAAAGAAGccaaacaaaacgaatcttgaTTTGCACCAAGTCTTATCAGAGAATGAAAACTGGTGGGATGTGTGCTCCGA TAATGTTGAGCGAGCCAAAGTTCTTTTGCCAAAATTAAGATGGGCAACGCTAGGTTATCACCACAATTGGGACACAAAAGTGTACTCCGAAAACTTCAAAGGCGAAATGCCCGATGACATGGTAGACCTCACAGAATATCTTGCGAGAATTTCTGGTCTATGTCATTTCAAAGCGGAATCAGCTATAATCAATTATTACAGAATGAATTCAACTCTCTCCGGGCATACGGATAAATCTGAAATAGATTATGAAGCACCATTATTCTCTGTCAGTTTTGGTCAGactggaatatttttagtcGGGGGCTTATCGCTCGAAGATCCAGCCGATGCCCTGTTACTACGAAGTGGAGATGTTGTTGTCATGTCAAAAGGTTCCCGCCTCAGGTATCACGGTGTGCCTAAAATCTTACAAGCAGATTCTATGCcttggaaaaatcaaaattctacGAACGATTGCAAATCTAAGAAGATGTGCATCGACTGGGATAAAATAATGTCATACATCTCTGAATCCCGCGTGAATATGAATGTCAGGCAGGTCTTAAGACCAGGACAAGTTTCGCTTGATGATAaagttttgtaa